Proteins from a single region of Starkeya sp. ORNL1:
- the cobF gene encoding precorrin-6A synthase (deacetylating) has protein sequence MRTILVIGIGAGNPDHMTVQAIAALNRAEVLFFLDKGEQAADLIRLREEICTRFIEKPGYRIVRADSPKRDAARQDYRAGVTEWHDARAELYARLMADELGEDGVGAFLVWGDPSLYDSTLRILDQVHAADTVPFEVEVIPGVSALHALTAAHRIPLNAIGEPVLVTTGRRLAEGFPEDFSTIAVLLDDGTGLASVLERELEIHWGAYLGTPDQMLRAGPVQEIGGAILEDRRAARLRKGWIMDTYLLRRRLPI, from the coding sequence ATGCGGACCATCCTCGTCATCGGTATCGGCGCCGGCAATCCGGACCATATGACGGTCCAGGCGATTGCCGCGCTGAACCGGGCTGAGGTACTCTTCTTCCTCGACAAGGGCGAGCAGGCCGCGGACCTGATCCGGTTGCGCGAGGAGATCTGCACGCGGTTCATCGAGAAGCCGGGCTATCGCATCGTGCGTGCCGACAGCCCGAAGCGCGACGCTGCGCGCCAGGACTACAGGGCCGGCGTCACCGAGTGGCACGATGCGCGGGCCGAGCTCTATGCCCGGCTGATGGCGGACGAACTCGGCGAGGACGGCGTCGGCGCCTTCCTGGTCTGGGGCGACCCCTCACTCTATGACAGCACGCTGCGCATCCTCGATCAGGTCCACGCCGCCGACACGGTTCCCTTCGAGGTCGAGGTGATCCCCGGCGTCTCGGCGCTCCACGCGCTGACCGCCGCGCACCGCATCCCGCTCAACGCCATTGGCGAGCCGGTGCTGGTGACCACCGGCCGCCGGCTTGCCGAGGGCTTTCCGGAGGATTTCAGCACCATCGCCGTGCTGCTCGATGACGGCACCGGCCTCGCCAGCGTGCTGGAGCGCGAGCTCGAAATCCATTGGGGCGCCTATCTCGGCACGCCCGACCAGATGCTGCGCGCCGGGCCGGTCCAGGAGATCGGCGGCGCCATACTGGAAGACCGCCGCGCCGCCCGCCTCCGCAAGGGCTGGATCATGGATACCTACCTGTTGCGCCGGCGGCTTCCCATATAG
- a CDS encoding GlsB/YeaQ/YmgE family stress response membrane protein codes for MSVIAWIILGLIAGWLGSKIVNKSGQGMLLDIVLGIVGAVVGGVLFNFFGAAGVTGLNIYSLIVAVIGAVIVLWIYHQLSGRRAL; via the coding sequence ATGTCGGTTATCGCTTGGATTATCCTGGGCCTTATTGCCGGGTGGCTCGGCAGCAAGATCGTCAACAAATCCGGTCAGGGAATGCTGCTCGACATCGTGCTCGGCATCGTCGGCGCCGTCGTCGGCGGCGTCCTGTTCAACTTCTTCGGCGCTGCCGGGGTCACCGGCCTCAACATCTACAGCCTGATTGTCGCGGTGATCGGCGCCGTGATCGTGCTGTGGATTTATCACCAGCTCAGCGGCCGCCGCGCGCTCTGA
- a CDS encoding glutathione S-transferase family protein, translating into MSSKNYSSWSLRGWLLCRMAGLDFAEKQLSADDPSIRAELLLQSSSFLVPCLEHEGMRIWDTLAIAEYLHELAPEAGLLPKDKAARAHCRSICGEMHSGFANLRSALPMNIKAQHPGFKVWTGAQADIDRILAIWRQCLKTYGGPYLFGAMSMADAMYAPVCSRFTTYDVKLDPATKAYCKLVLSHPAIMEWSAAAKVEPDELEELDVEF; encoded by the coding sequence CTGAGTAGCAAGAACTATTCCTCGTGGTCGCTGCGCGGCTGGCTGCTGTGCCGCATGGCCGGCCTCGACTTCGCCGAGAAGCAGCTTTCCGCCGACGATCCCTCGATCCGCGCCGAGCTGCTGCTGCAATCCTCGTCCTTCCTGGTGCCCTGCCTGGAACATGAGGGGATGCGCATCTGGGACACGCTGGCGATCGCCGAGTACCTGCACGAGCTGGCACCGGAGGCCGGGCTGCTGCCCAAGGACAAGGCAGCACGTGCCCATTGCCGCTCCATTTGCGGCGAGATGCATTCCGGCTTCGCCAATCTGCGCTCGGCGTTGCCGATGAACATCAAGGCCCAGCACCCCGGCTTCAAGGTGTGGACCGGGGCGCAGGCCGACATCGACCGCATCCTCGCCATCTGGCGCCAATGCCTGAAGACCTATGGCGGGCCCTACCTGTTCGGCGCCATGTCGATGGCGGACGCGATGTACGCTCCGGTCTGCTCGCGCTTCACCACCTATGACGTGAAGCTCGACCCGGCGACCAAGGCCTATTGCAAGCTGGTGCTGTCGCATCCGGCGATCATGGAATGGAGCGCGGCGGCGAAGGTCGAGCCGGACGAGCTGGAGGAGCTCGACGTCGAGTTCTGA
- a CDS encoding DUF1330 domain-containing protein, producing the protein MEGPASGPGTAYWIMRIDVHDMETYKSYVAADAIAIEKYRGWFLVRGGRHEAVQGPARSRNVVLAFKDHETALACYRSPEYQEAYGFRRVSAEAEVIAIPGTE; encoded by the coding sequence ATCGAGGGGCCGGCCAGCGGGCCGGGCACCGCCTACTGGATCATGCGCATCGACGTCCACGACATGGAGACCTACAAGTCCTATGTCGCGGCCGATGCCATCGCCATCGAGAAGTATCGCGGCTGGTTCCTGGTGCGCGGCGGCAGGCACGAGGCGGTGCAGGGCCCGGCCCGCTCGCGCAACGTGGTGCTGGCCTTCAAGGACCATGAGACCGCGCTGGCCTGCTACCGTTCCCCGGAATATCAGGAAGCCTATGGCTTCCGCCGCGTCTCGGCGGAAGCCGAGGTGATCGCGATCCCCGGTACGGAATAG
- the rpsU gene encoding 30S ribosomal protein S21: MQVLVRDNNVDQALKALKKKMQREGIFREMKLRGHYEKPSEKRAREQAEAVRRARKLARKRAQREGLLPSKPKTVAPGR, from the coding sequence GTGCAGGTTCTCGTCCGGGACAACAATGTCGACCAGGCCCTCAAGGCTCTCAAGAAGAAGATGCAGCGCGAAGGCATCTTCCGCGAGATGAAGCTACGCGGCCATTACGAGAAGCCGTCCGAGAAGCGTGCCCGCGAGCAGGCCGAGGCCGTGCGCCGCGCCCGCAAGCTGGCTCGCAAGCGCGCCCAGCGCGAAGGTCTGCTCCCCTCCAAGCCGAAGACGGTCGCTCCGGGCCGCTGA
- the hemH gene encoding ferrochelatase, whose product MDQTTMPPRTPSADGHLPAGHPPVASGKIGVLIVNLGTPDATDYWSMRRFLKEFLSDRRVIEVNRALWWFVLNVIILSRRPQAKGKDYDTIWNRERNEGPLRTITRSQSDKLAASLGPKDPRLVFDWAMRYGNPSIPARLEALQSQGCDRILLVPLYPQYAAATSATVCDKAFDALKTMRWQPFLRVAPHWPAEPAYIEALANSIERGLSALDWEPEIVLASFHGIPKEYFDKGDPYHCYCYQTVRLLNERLGWPEGRLKLTFQSRFGKAEWLQPYTDKTVEALAKSGVKRMAVITPGFVADCLETLEEIAGENAEIFHHNGGEKFHFIPCLNDTADGIKVLEAVVRRELSGWAELG is encoded by the coding sequence ATGGACCAGACGACAATGCCGCCGCGGACACCGTCCGCGGACGGGCATCTCCCGGCGGGCCACCCGCCGGTTGCTTCCGGCAAGATCGGCGTGCTGATCGTCAATCTCGGCACGCCGGACGCCACCGACTATTGGTCGATGCGGCGCTTTCTGAAGGAATTCCTCTCCGACCGGCGCGTCATCGAGGTGAATCGCGCGCTGTGGTGGTTCGTCTTGAACGTCATCATCCTGTCCCGGCGACCGCAGGCCAAGGGCAAGGATTACGACACCATCTGGAACCGCGAGCGCAATGAGGGGCCGCTGCGCACCATTACCCGCTCGCAATCGGACAAGCTCGCAGCCAGCCTCGGCCCGAAGGACCCCCGCCTCGTCTTCGACTGGGCGATGCGCTACGGCAATCCTTCGATCCCGGCGCGGCTCGAAGCGCTGCAAAGCCAGGGCTGCGATCGCATCCTGCTGGTGCCGCTCTATCCGCAATATGCCGCCGCGACTTCGGCAACGGTGTGCGACAAGGCGTTCGACGCGCTGAAGACCATGCGCTGGCAGCCTTTTCTGCGCGTGGCGCCGCATTGGCCCGCCGAGCCCGCCTATATCGAGGCGCTGGCCAACTCGATCGAACGCGGGCTCTCCGCGCTCGACTGGGAACCGGAGATCGTGCTCGCCTCCTTCCACGGCATACCGAAGGAGTATTTCGACAAGGGCGATCCCTATCACTGCTATTGCTACCAGACGGTGCGGCTGCTGAACGAGCGGCTCGGCTGGCCGGAAGGACGGCTCAAGCTGACCTTCCAGTCCCGCTTCGGCAAGGCGGAGTGGCTCCAGCCCTATACCGACAAGACAGTCGAAGCGCTGGCGAAGTCCGGGGTGAAGCGCATGGCGGTGATCACCCCCGGCTTCGTCGCCGATTGCCTGGAGACGCTGGAGGAGATCGCCGGCGAGAACGCCGAGATCTTTCACCACAATGGCGGCGAGAAATTCCACTTCATCCCGTGCCTGAACGACACCGCCGACGGCATCAAGGTGCTGGAGGCGGTGGTGCGTCGGGAATTGTCGGGATGGGCGGAGTTGGGTTGA
- the phaZ gene encoding polyhydroxyalkanoate depolymerase — translation MIYAAYQAQADLMDPVRQMARMSRRMMDIGFNGFGDTPFLRNIAAGLEMVERAGLSHVRPAFAIDAVEVGNRLVDVVEEVSLKATFGSLLHFRKDVDQPQPRVLVVAPLSGHFATLLHGTVRTLLPDHDVYITDWHNARDVPLSSGPFGFDDYVAHIIQFLEAIGEGAHVLAVCQPCVQVLAAAAVMARDDNPAQPHSMTLMAGPVDTRINPTTVNEFATSKPLDWFERNLISTVPAGFAGAGRRVYPGFVQVAAFMGMNLERHMKAHVELFENLASGETAKAQTSKTFYDEYFAVLDLAAEFYLETIRIVFQEHDLPRGVLTYRGDTLDFRAIRRTALLTVEGERDDICAVGQTVAAQDICSGLRPHRKRHHMQAGVGHYGVFSGRRWQSQVYPLVRSHILMASD, via the coding sequence ATGATCTATGCCGCCTACCAGGCGCAGGCCGACCTGATGGATCCGGTGCGCCAGATGGCGCGCATGTCGCGGCGCATGATGGATATCGGGTTCAACGGCTTCGGCGACACGCCTTTCCTGCGCAACATCGCCGCCGGCCTCGAAATGGTGGAGCGCGCCGGCCTCAGCCACGTCCGGCCGGCCTTCGCCATCGATGCGGTCGAGGTCGGCAACCGGCTGGTGGACGTTGTCGAGGAAGTCAGCCTCAAGGCCACGTTCGGCTCGCTGCTGCACTTCCGGAAGGATGTCGACCAGCCGCAGCCGCGCGTGCTGGTGGTGGCGCCGCTCTCTGGCCATTTCGCGACGCTGCTGCACGGCACGGTGAGGACGCTGCTGCCGGATCACGACGTCTACATCACCGACTGGCACAATGCCCGCGACGTGCCACTTTCCAGCGGGCCGTTCGGCTTCGACGATTATGTCGCGCACATCATCCAGTTCCTGGAGGCCATCGGCGAAGGCGCCCATGTGCTCGCGGTGTGCCAGCCCTGCGTGCAGGTGCTCGCCGCCGCCGCGGTGATGGCACGGGACGACAATCCGGCCCAGCCGCACAGCATGACGCTGATGGCGGGCCCGGTGGACACCCGCATCAATCCGACCACGGTCAACGAGTTCGCCACCTCGAAGCCGCTCGACTGGTTCGAGCGCAACCTGATCTCGACCGTGCCGGCCGGTTTCGCCGGCGCCGGGCGGCGGGTCTATCCCGGCTTCGTGCAGGTCGCCGCCTTCATGGGCATGAATCTCGAACGGCACATGAAGGCGCATGTCGAATTGTTCGAGAACCTCGCCTCCGGCGAGACCGCTAAGGCGCAGACCTCGAAGACCTTCTACGACGAATATTTCGCGGTGCTGGACCTCGCCGCCGAATTCTACCTTGAGACCATCCGCATCGTGTTCCAGGAACACGACCTGCCGCGCGGGGTACTGACCTATCGCGGCGATACGCTGGATTTCCGCGCCATCCGCCGCACCGCCCTGCTCACCGTGGAAGGCGAGCGCGACGACATCTGCGCGGTCGGCCAGACGGTGGCGGCGCAGGACATCTGTTCCGGCCTGCGCCCGCACCGCAAGCGCCACCACATGCAGGCCGGCGTCGGTCATTACGGCGTGTTCAGCGGCAGGCGCTGGCAATCCCAAGTCTATCCGCTGGTGCGCAGCCATATTCTCATGGCGAGCGACTGA
- a CDS encoding homospermidine synthase, with the protein MTDWPVYAHIDGPIVMIGFGSIGRGTLPLIERHFTFDKARFTVIDPVDKDRALLDERGIRFMQQSVTRENYREMLTALLTEGGGRGFIVNLSVDTSSVAIMELARELGALYIDTVIEPWLGFYFDKSAGPAARSNYALREGMLAAKRANPGGPTAISCCGANPGMVSWFVKQALIDVAKDIGLAFEEPTSREGWAALMQKAGVKGIHIAERDTQRARDPKAMGVFVNTWSVEGFVSEGLQPAELGWGTHETWMPENGRTHDAGCGAAIYLLQAGANTRVRTWCPTPGAQFGFLVTHNEAISIADFFTVREGEAAVYRPTCHYAYHPSNDAVLSVHEMFGAEGRMQGSWKILTEKEIVDGKDELGVLLYGHAKNAYWYGSQLDIVETRELAPYQNATGMQVSSAVLAGMVWALENPDAGIVEADEMDFRRCLDVQRPYLGPMKGYYTDWTPLDNRPGLFPEDIDTSDPWQFRNVLVR; encoded by the coding sequence ATGACCGATTGGCCGGTCTACGCCCATATTGATGGTCCCATCGTGATGATCGGCTTCGGCTCGATCGGACGCGGCACGCTCCCGCTCATCGAACGGCATTTCACCTTCGACAAGGCGCGCTTCACGGTGATCGACCCGGTGGACAAGGATCGGGCGCTGCTCGATGAACGCGGCATCCGCTTCATGCAGCAGTCGGTCACCCGTGAGAACTACCGCGAAATGCTGACCGCGCTGCTCACCGAGGGCGGCGGGCGCGGCTTCATCGTCAATCTCTCGGTCGACACCTCGTCGGTCGCCATCATGGAACTCGCCCGCGAGCTTGGGGCGCTCTATATCGACACCGTCATCGAGCCGTGGCTCGGCTTCTATTTCGACAAGTCGGCCGGCCCCGCCGCGCGCTCCAATTATGCGCTGCGCGAGGGCATGCTCGCCGCCAAGCGCGCCAATCCGGGCGGCCCGACCGCGATTTCCTGCTGCGGCGCCAATCCGGGCATGGTGTCCTGGTTCGTCAAGCAGGCGCTCATCGACGTCGCCAAGGATATCGGCCTCGCCTTCGAAGAGCCGACCAGCCGCGAGGGCTGGGCCGCGCTGATGCAGAAGGCCGGCGTGAAGGGCATCCACATCGCCGAACGCGACACCCAGCGCGCCCGCGATCCGAAGGCGATGGGCGTGTTCGTCAACACCTGGTCGGTCGAGGGCTTCGTGTCCGAAGGCCTGCAGCCGGCCGAGCTCGGCTGGGGCACGCACGAGACCTGGATGCCGGAGAATGGCCGCACCCATGACGCCGGCTGCGGCGCCGCGATCTATCTGCTGCAGGCCGGCGCCAACACGCGCGTGCGCACCTGGTGCCCGACACCGGGCGCGCAGTTCGGCTTCCTGGTGACGCACAATGAGGCGATCTCGATCGCCGACTTTTTCACCGTGCGCGAAGGCGAGGCGGCGGTCTATCGCCCGACCTGCCACTACGCCTATCACCCCTCGAACGACGCCGTGCTGTCGGTGCACGAGATGTTCGGCGCCGAGGGCCGGATGCAGGGTTCCTGGAAAATCCTGACCGAGAAGGAGATCGTCGACGGCAAGGACGAACTCGGCGTGCTGCTCTATGGCCACGCCAAGAACGCCTATTGGTACGGCTCGCAGCTCGACATCGTCGAGACCCGCGAACTTGCGCCCTACCAGAATGCCACCGGAATGCAGGTGTCCTCCGCCGTGCTGGCCGGCATGGTGTGGGCGCTGGAGAATCCGGACGCCGGCATCGTCGAAGCCGACGAGATGGATTTCCGCCGCTGCCTCGACGTGCAGAGGCCCTATCTCGGTCCAATGAAGGGCTATTACACCGACTGGACGCCACTCGATAACCGCCCGGGCCTGTTCCCGGAGGATATCGACACCTCCGACCCCTGGCAGTTCCGCAACGTTCTGGTGCGGTGA
- a CDS encoding carboxymuconolactone decarboxylase family protein, which produces MSDEDDRLARGQARLKEITGQSGEKVMEAMAEIAPDFARYIFEFGYGDIYSRPGLDLRTRMLATVAGLVALGHAERELEVHIGSALNVGASRDEVVEVIMQMALYAGFPAALDALYIAKRVFTARGLMPDAK; this is translated from the coding sequence ATGAGCGATGAGGATGACCGGCTCGCGCGCGGCCAAGCGCGGCTGAAGGAGATCACCGGCCAGAGCGGCGAGAAGGTGATGGAGGCGATGGCCGAGATCGCCCCGGATTTCGCCCGCTATATCTTCGAGTTCGGCTATGGCGATATCTATTCCCGTCCCGGCCTCGATCTGCGCACGCGAATGCTGGCGACGGTGGCCGGCCTCGTCGCGCTCGGCCATGCCGAGCGCGAGCTGGAAGTGCATATCGGCTCGGCGCTGAATGTCGGGGCGAGCCGCGACGAGGTGGTGGAGGTCATCATGCAGATGGCGCTCTATGCCGGTTTCCCCGCCGCGCTCGACGCCCTCTACATCGCCAAGCGCGTCTTCACCGCGCGCGGGCTGATGCCGGACGCGAAGTAA
- a CDS encoding YidB family protein produces the protein MGLFDDAVPGGNIAKPIMIALGALLVSKMLAGKSEPDQASLNPQPLPPAETPSATPDGGLLGGLGGLLDKLKNGGLADAADSWVSTGQNKPVQPGQLGSALGQQTISDLAKRAGMSEQELLQQLSQVLPGVVDKMTPNGQLPNLSQIASMFGQR, from the coding sequence ATGGGACTGTTCGACGACGCCGTACCCGGCGGAAACATCGCCAAACCGATCATGATCGCGCTCGGCGCTCTCCTCGTCAGCAAGATGCTGGCCGGCAAGAGCGAGCCCGACCAAGCTTCCCTCAACCCGCAACCGCTGCCGCCCGCTGAGACGCCGAGCGCGACGCCCGATGGCGGCCTGCTCGGCGGCCTTGGCGGCCTGCTCGACAAGCTGAAGAATGGCGGCCTCGCCGATGCCGCCGACAGCTGGGTCAGCACCGGGCAGAACAAGCCGGTGCAGCCGGGCCAACTCGGCTCGGCACTCGGCCAGCAGACCATCAGCGATCTCGCCAAGCGCGCCGGCATGAGCGAGCAGGAACTGCTCCAGCAACTCTCGCAAGTGCTGCCTGGCGTAGTCGACAAGATGACGCCAAACGGCCAGCTGCCGAATCTCAGCCAGATCGCATCGATGTTCGGCCAGCGCTGA
- the cmk gene encoding (d)CMP kinase: MIVAIDGPAASGKGTLARRIAADYALPHLDTGLLYRAVGAARLAAGGDLGDVSAAVAVARTLDLAKFTEEALKAGPVGEAASRVAAIPEVRSALLKLQQDFARQPGGAVLDGRDIGTVIAPDAEVKIFVTATPEARAERRLRELLDRGETVTFDDVLADIRRRDERDAGRGAAPLKQAPDAVVLDNTLLDKDQSWLVAVAIVERRRAETGT, translated from the coding sequence ATGATCGTCGCCATTGACGGTCCCGCCGCCTCCGGCAAGGGCACGCTGGCGCGCCGGATAGCGGCGGATTACGCCTTGCCGCATCTCGACACCGGCCTGCTCTATCGTGCGGTCGGCGCCGCGCGGCTCGCCGCCGGCGGCGATCTCGGTGATGTCTCGGCCGCCGTGGCGGTGGCGCGCACGCTCGATCTGGCGAAATTCACCGAGGAAGCGCTGAAGGCCGGTCCGGTCGGCGAGGCGGCCTCACGCGTTGCCGCGATCCCCGAAGTGCGGTCGGCGCTCTTGAAGCTCCAGCAGGATTTCGCCCGCCAGCCCGGCGGCGCGGTGCTCGATGGGCGCGATATCGGCACGGTGATCGCCCCCGATGCCGAGGTGAAGATCTTCGTCACCGCGACGCCGGAAGCGCGCGCCGAGCGGCGCCTGCGTGAGCTTCTGGATCGCGGCGAGACCGTGACGTTTGACGACGTGCTGGCCGACATCAGGCGCCGCGATGAGCGCGATGCCGGGCGTGGCGCCGCGCCCTTGAAGCAGGCGCCCGATGCGGTGGTGCTCGACAATACCCTGCTGGACAAGGATCAGAGTTGGCTGGTGGCGGTCGCCATCGTCGAGCGCCGCCGTGCGGAGACTGGCACATGA
- the rpsA gene encoding 30S ribosomal protein S1 yields MSVTQTAFNPSRDDFAAMLEASFGDSELMEGSVVKGIVVAIEKDLAIIDIGLKTEGRVALREFSGPGRDSALKVGDEVEVYLERVENALGEAVLSRDKARREESWVRLEKAFNAQEKVTGVIFNQVKGGFTVDLDGAVAFLPRSQVDIRPIRDVGPLMHNPQPFQILKMDRRRGNIVVSRRTVLEETRAEQRHELVQNLEEGQVIDGVVKNITDYGAFVDLGGIDGLLHVTDIAWRRVNHPTEVLNIGQTVKVKIIKINHETHRISLGMKQLLGDPWEGIEAKYPVNARFKGRVTNITDYGAFVELEPGIEGLIHVSEMSWTKKNVHPGKIVSTSQEVEVAILEVDPVKRRISLGLKQTLQNPWEAFAEKYPAGATVEGEVKNKTEFGLFLGLDGDVDGMVHLSDLDWNRPGEQVIDEFKKGDIIKAVVLDVDVEKERISLGVKQLAGDPFADAGELKKGAIVTCEVTDVKDGGVEVKIIGTDMSTFVKRSELARDRGDQRPERFAVGEKFDARVTLFDRKARKVQVSIKALEIAEEKEAVAQFGSSDSGASLGDILGAALKKATEKAE; encoded by the coding sequence ATGTCCGTAACTCAAACCGCCTTCAATCCGAGCCGTGATGATTTCGCCGCGATGCTGGAAGCCAGCTTCGGCGATTCCGAGCTGATGGAAGGTTCCGTCGTAAAGGGCATCGTCGTTGCCATCGAGAAGGACCTCGCCATCATCGATATCGGTCTGAAGACCGAGGGTCGTGTGGCGCTGCGTGAATTCTCCGGCCCCGGCCGTGACTCGGCCCTGAAGGTCGGCGACGAAGTCGAAGTCTATCTCGAGCGTGTCGAGAACGCGCTCGGCGAAGCCGTGCTGTCGCGCGACAAGGCCCGCCGCGAAGAGAGCTGGGTCCGCCTCGAAAAGGCGTTCAATGCCCAGGAGAAGGTCACCGGCGTGATCTTCAACCAGGTGAAGGGCGGCTTCACCGTCGATCTCGACGGCGCCGTGGCGTTCCTGCCGCGCTCGCAGGTCGATATCCGCCCGATCCGCGACGTCGGCCCGCTGATGCACAATCCGCAGCCGTTCCAGATCCTCAAGATGGATCGCCGCCGCGGCAACATCGTCGTTTCCCGCCGTACCGTGCTGGAAGAGACCCGCGCCGAGCAGCGCCACGAGCTGGTGCAGAACCTCGAAGAGGGTCAGGTCATTGACGGCGTCGTCAAGAACATCACCGACTACGGTGCGTTCGTCGACCTCGGCGGCATTGACGGCCTGCTGCACGTCACCGACATCGCCTGGCGCCGCGTCAACCACCCGACCGAGGTGCTGAACATCGGCCAGACGGTGAAGGTCAAGATCATCAAGATCAACCACGAGACCCACCGCATCTCGCTCGGCATGAAGCAGCTGCTCGGCGATCCGTGGGAGGGCATCGAGGCCAAGTACCCGGTCAATGCCCGCTTCAAGGGCCGCGTGACCAACATCACCGACTACGGCGCGTTCGTGGAACTGGAGCCGGGCATCGAAGGCCTGATCCACGTCTCCGAGATGAGCTGGACCAAGAAGAACGTCCACCCCGGCAAGATCGTCTCCACCTCGCAGGAGGTTGAGGTCGCGATCCTCGAGGTGGATCCCGTCAAGCGCCGCATCTCGCTGGGCCTCAAGCAGACCCTGCAGAATCCGTGGGAAGCCTTCGCCGAGAAGTATCCGGCGGGCGCCACCGTGGAAGGCGAGGTCAAGAACAAGACCGAGTTCGGTCTGTTCCTCGGCCTCGACGGCGATGTGGACGGCATGGTCCATCTCTCCGACCTCGACTGGAACCGTCCGGGCGAGCAGGTCATCGACGAGTTCAAGAAGGGCGACATCATCAAGGCGGTGGTGCTCGACGTCGATGTCGAGAAGGAGCGCATCTCGCTCGGCGTGAAGCAGCTGGCTGGCGACCCCTTCGCCGATGCCGGCGAGCTGAAGAAGGGCGCGATCGTCACCTGCGAAGTCACCGACGTGAAGGACGGCGGCGTCGAGGTGAAGATCATCGGCACCGACATGTCGACCTTCGTGAAGCGTTCCGAGCTCGCTCGCGACCGCGGCGACCAGCGCCCCGAGCGCTTCGCCGTCGGCGAGAAGTTCGACGCCCGCGTCACCTTGTTCGACCGCAAGGCCCGCAAGGTCCAGGTGTCGATCAAGGCGCTGGAGATCGCCGAGGAGAAGGAAGCCGTGGCGCAGTTCGGGTCGTCCGACTCGGGCGCCTCGCTCGGCGACATCCTCGGCGCCGCGCTCAAGAAGGCGACCGAAAAGGCCGAGTGA
- a CDS encoding TIGR02301 family protein, whose translation MRALLAPLLLILLLAPARAQQAEGAAPPYDTDMMHLAEVLGALHYLRPLCGASEGNRWRDEMQGLIEAEAPSDARRAQLVASFNRGYSSYAQVYRACTPSARLASARYLDEGAKLSRDIATRYGSN comes from the coding sequence ATGCGCGCACTTCTCGCCCCGCTCCTCCTGATTCTCCTGCTGGCGCCGGCCCGCGCGCAGCAGGCGGAAGGCGCTGCGCCGCCTTACGATACCGACATGATGCACCTCGCCGAGGTGCTCGGCGCGCTGCATTATCTGCGCCCGCTCTGCGGGGCGAGCGAAGGCAATCGCTGGCGCGACGAGATGCAGGGCCTGATCGAGGCCGAGGCGCCTTCCGACGCGCGGCGCGCGCAACTGGTGGCCAGCTTCAATCGCGGTTATTCGAGCTATGCGCAGGTCTATCGGGCCTGCACCCCTTCGGCGCGACTTGCCAGCGCGCGCTACCTCGATGAGGGCGCCAAGCTTTCCCGCGACATCGCGACGCGCTACGGAAGCAATTGA